The genomic stretch GCCTTGTAAAAATTCTAGACCTTCTGGTGTTATTTTGTAATACTTTCGCCTTGGTCCTGTTTTGGATTCAATAAAGTAGGCAGAAATAAGCTTTTCTTTCTGTAATCTCAGCAATAGAGGATAAATGGTTCCTTCACTTACTTTGTTAAATCCACCTTTTCTCAACTTCTCAATTAATTCATATCCATATATTTCATTTTGCTTAATAAGAGATAGAATACTACCTTCTAATAAGCCTTTAATCATCTGACTATAAATAGACAGTACTTTCACCAGCCTTTCTGAACTATAGTTGAGCAATATAGATGGGTTATAAAAATTATCTTATAAATACTAAATCTAAAATACTAGCATGACGTATAAAGGTTTAAAAATGTACTATAAATTCCAAAATAAGAATTTTTAGG from Bacillus sp. 1780r2a1 encodes the following:
- a CDS encoding PadR family transcriptional regulator, coding for MYSQMIKGLLEGSILSLIKQNEIYGYELIEKLRKGGFNKVSEGTIYPLLLRLQKEKLISAYFIESKTGPRRKYYKITPEGLEFLQGFEDEWVKLEKSVNYFLKHREEHSRV